In Bacillus sp. DX3.1, the following proteins share a genomic window:
- a CDS encoding DUF2164 domain-containing protein has product MMVVKIPNEKKEQLVEQIQQLFEEEELAAIGRFQAERLIEEMIKLLGPYAYNQAIGDARKLVTDKLSNLEEDLYVLEKQIKE; this is encoded by the coding sequence ATGATGGTTGTGAAAATACCAAATGAGAAAAAAGAACAGCTCGTAGAACAGATTCAGCAACTTTTTGAAGAAGAAGAGTTAGCAGCGATTGGCCGTTTTCAAGCGGAGCGTTTAATAGAAGAGATGATAAAATTACTTGGACCATATGCATATAATCAAGCAATTGGAGATGCGAGAAAGCTTGTTACAGATAAACTATCGAATTTAGAAGAAGATTTATATGTATTAGAAAAGCAAATTAAAGAATAA